Proteins found in one Paludisphaera rhizosphaerae genomic segment:
- a CDS encoding glycoside hydrolase family 13 protein: protein MERPDTPEWVRDAVFYQIFPDRFARSLSVPKPQNLDEWGTAPTYNGYQGGDLAGVAEHLDYIQELGANAVYFTPVFQSASNHRYHTHDYEKVDPMLGGDAALRRLLDAAHARGMRVVLDGVFNHASRGFFQFHDILENGPDSAYLDWFKVSGFPVNAYHLDVAPNYEAWWNLPALPKFNIRNPEVREYLLNVAVRWIDFGIDGWRLDVANEIDDDEFWREFRRRVRAANPEAYIVGEVWTDSQHWLRGDMWDAVMNYHFTRACLAFFSRGEVEMAELQKTSLHPTPEPGAESFARSIERLLSLYAPETNAVMLNLLGSHDTARFVSLAKGDFSALRLATLFQMTYPGAPSIYYGDEIGMQGAHDPANRGAFPWHDRSAWDLDLLHEIQRLTALRHARPALRRGSFRVLHAIGDVFAHARKLGDEVVLVAFNAGDSTQRLDLPVHDQAADGAELADPWSHQKVRVDAGCIRGLELPPRSGKVLASS, encoded by the coding sequence ATTGAGAGACCTGACACGCCGGAGTGGGTGCGAGACGCCGTCTTCTACCAGATCTTCCCCGACCGTTTTGCGCGCAGCCTGAGCGTCCCCAAACCGCAAAACCTCGACGAGTGGGGAACCGCGCCGACCTACAATGGATACCAGGGGGGCGATCTCGCCGGCGTGGCCGAGCATCTCGATTACATCCAGGAGCTCGGCGCCAACGCCGTCTACTTCACGCCCGTCTTCCAGTCGGCCTCAAACCACCGCTATCACACGCACGACTACGAGAAGGTCGACCCCATGCTCGGGGGCGACGCCGCGCTCCGGCGGCTGCTGGACGCCGCCCACGCTCGAGGTATGCGCGTGGTCCTCGACGGAGTCTTCAACCACGCCAGCCGTGGGTTCTTTCAGTTTCACGACATCCTGGAAAACGGCCCGGACTCGGCTTACCTCGACTGGTTCAAGGTCAGCGGCTTTCCAGTCAACGCCTATCACCTTGACGTCGCCCCGAACTACGAGGCCTGGTGGAATCTGCCGGCCCTTCCCAAGTTCAACATTCGCAACCCGGAAGTCCGTGAATACCTGTTGAACGTGGCCGTCCGCTGGATCGATTTCGGCATCGACGGCTGGCGGCTGGACGTCGCTAACGAGATCGACGACGACGAGTTCTGGCGAGAGTTCCGCCGCCGAGTCCGCGCGGCGAACCCCGAGGCTTACATCGTCGGCGAGGTCTGGACCGACTCTCAGCACTGGCTCCGCGGCGACATGTGGGACGCCGTGATGAACTACCACTTCACCCGCGCCTGCCTCGCCTTCTTCTCCCGGGGAGAGGTCGAAATGGCGGAGCTTCAAAAAACGAGCCTTCACCCAACTCCGGAACCCGGCGCCGAGTCGTTTGCGAGGTCGATCGAGCGCCTCCTGAGCCTCTACGCTCCCGAAACCAACGCCGTGATGCTCAACCTGCTAGGGAGCCACGACACCGCGCGGTTCGTCAGTCTGGCGAAGGGTGATTTTTCCGCCCTCCGTCTGGCGACCCTGTTCCAGATGACCTACCCCGGTGCCCCGTCGATCTACTACGGCGACGAGATCGGGATGCAAGGCGCTCACGACCCAGCCAACCGAGGGGCCTTCCCCTGGCACGATCGTTCCGCCTGGGATCTCGACCTGCTCCACGAGATCCAGCGTCTAACCGCGCTCCGGCACGCCCGCCCTGCCCTGCGACGGGGTTCGTTCCGAGTCCTCCACGCGATCGGCGACGTCTTCGCTCACGCCCGCAAGTTGGGCGACGAGGTCGTTCTGGTTGCGTTCAACGCGGGTGACTCGACTCAGCGGCTCGACCTCCCCGTTCACGACCAGGCCGCCGACGGCGCCGAGTTGGCCGATCCGTGGTCGCATCAGAAAGTCCGCGTCGACGCGGGTTGCATCCGCGGCCTGGAACTACCGCCACGCTCCGGCAAGGTGCTGGCATCCTCATGA
- a CDS encoding carboxylesterase family protein codes for MLYDSTNRGRLRAVLAGASFLAAALTNTVASRGDTVIMKNGMSYRTVTTPEKDNTLLYLWDGTRKIVVRDSKVERIIPDNVLRTGEKFSLVQPLEKHGGLMPKEVVSVAAEPWDEKGRRRFQYYGRSSKPIVMQQAINEIGPHIVRFRGVDEFWQGQASLRAIPRSVIMSLLHKVQQENQNERERVVRYLIGAGWYAEAKSELDELIKDFPNSDLSERAGSARDFILQAEATQRRSDVDALRRAQQFKAAAELMKTFDEPGVPTEIQVEVRDLMRRDSDQQQADDAASSDLRRLELKLSPTVHAAWKSRLAEVQKGLAEAPDAVRDRLAAWRKARAESSAGDEAQFALAMSGYVAGLEGAVSDLSQADSLWKARDLIASYLNSDSDAVREDILAKLDEFEWAGQTPEAPGFGKLEAAERLCRLMPPPQRKASDESERGTLKNVVDSDDPVPTTYLINLPPEYHPLRSYPAVVVLHSGNGPQAVVDEWKDEAAKRGYVLIAPEYRAGNSDTEYHYTASEHAAVELALRDARRRYAIDADRVFLAGQLAGGNMAWDLGLGHPDLFAGVVAVSGFPAKYVPRSLAQHERLPLLFVIGSLAPASEEVIYEGYVKPMILKVWDVTYMEMSRRGLEEFPEEIPAFFDWMAPRRREPFPMSFDAYMSRTCDDRRHGVVIKSFTEGRTTAPEAVEPLGRNLNPASIKVKTSNLGNLVDVTVSGIDKLDLWLSPKTVDFKRKLDVRINRKPIYKGQPKLELKPMLEDLRIRGDRGQMYWVKIPAG; via the coding sequence TTGCTGTACGACTCGACGAACAGAGGACGCCTCCGCGCGGTCCTCGCCGGCGCGTCCTTCCTGGCCGCCGCCTTGACCAACACAGTCGCCAGCCGCGGCGACACCGTCATCATGAAGAACGGCATGTCCTACCGGACGGTGACGACGCCCGAGAAAGACAACACGCTGCTCTATCTCTGGGACGGCACCCGTAAAATCGTCGTGCGGGACTCGAAGGTCGAGCGGATCATCCCCGACAACGTCCTGCGAACGGGCGAGAAGTTCTCACTGGTTCAGCCGCTGGAGAAGCACGGCGGCCTGATGCCCAAGGAGGTCGTCAGCGTCGCAGCCGAGCCCTGGGACGAAAAAGGACGACGACGATTCCAGTATTACGGACGCTCCAGCAAGCCGATCGTCATGCAGCAGGCGATCAACGAGATCGGGCCACACATCGTCCGCTTCCGCGGAGTCGATGAGTTCTGGCAGGGGCAGGCGTCGCTGCGGGCCATCCCGCGCTCGGTGATCATGAGCCTGCTCCACAAGGTCCAGCAGGAGAACCAGAACGAGCGTGAACGGGTCGTCCGCTACCTGATCGGCGCCGGATGGTACGCCGAGGCCAAGTCGGAACTCGACGAGTTGATCAAGGACTTCCCCAACAGCGACCTCAGCGAACGAGCCGGGAGCGCCCGCGATTTCATCCTTCAGGCCGAGGCCACTCAGCGGCGGTCGGACGTCGACGCTCTCCGTCGCGCGCAGCAGTTCAAGGCCGCAGCCGAGTTGATGAAGACGTTCGACGAGCCGGGGGTCCCGACCGAGATCCAGGTCGAAGTTCGCGATCTCATGCGCCGAGATTCCGACCAGCAGCAGGCCGACGACGCCGCCAGCAGCGACCTTCGGCGACTGGAGTTGAAGCTCTCGCCCACCGTGCACGCCGCCTGGAAGTCGCGCCTGGCCGAGGTTCAGAAAGGTCTCGCCGAAGCTCCCGACGCTGTCCGCGACCGCCTCGCCGCCTGGCGCAAGGCCAGGGCCGAATCATCGGCCGGCGACGAGGCCCAGTTCGCGCTGGCCATGTCGGGGTACGTCGCGGGCCTCGAAGGAGCCGTGTCCGACCTCTCCCAGGCCGACTCGCTCTGGAAGGCGCGAGACCTCATCGCTTCATACCTGAATTCCGATTCCGACGCGGTTCGCGAGGATATTCTGGCCAAGCTCGACGAGTTCGAGTGGGCCGGGCAAACGCCCGAGGCCCCGGGCTTCGGGAAGCTCGAAGCGGCGGAACGGCTCTGCCGTCTCATGCCGCCCCCTCAACGAAAGGCTTCCGACGAATCCGAACGGGGGACGCTCAAGAACGTCGTCGACTCCGACGATCCCGTCCCCACGACCTACCTGATCAACCTGCCGCCGGAATACCACCCGCTGCGAAGCTATCCGGCGGTCGTGGTGCTGCACTCCGGGAACGGCCCCCAGGCGGTCGTCGACGAGTGGAAGGACGAAGCCGCCAAACGCGGCTACGTTCTCATCGCCCCCGAGTATCGCGCCGGGAACAGCGACACGGAATACCATTACACCGCCAGCGAACACGCGGCTGTCGAGTTGGCTCTCCGAGACGCCCGCCGACGATACGCGATCGACGCCGACCGGGTCTTTCTCGCAGGTCAGCTTGCCGGCGGCAACATGGCCTGGGATCTGGGCCTCGGGCATCCAGACCTGTTCGCGGGCGTCGTCGCGGTCTCCGGCTTCCCCGCCAAGTACGTCCCCCGCAGCCTGGCCCAGCACGAGAGGCTCCCCCTGCTGTTCGTCATCGGCAGCCTGGCCCCGGCCTCGGAGGAAGTGATCTACGAAGGCTACGTCAAGCCGATGATCTTGAAGGTTTGGGACGTAACGTATATGGAGATGAGCCGCCGTGGGCTCGAGGAGTTCCCCGAGGAGATCCCCGCCTTCTTCGACTGGATGGCCCCTCGTCGTCGCGAGCCCTTCCCGATGTCTTTCGACGCGTACATGTCCCGAACGTGCGACGACCGTCGTCACGGGGTTGTGATCAAGAGCTTCACGGAAGGCCGCACCACCGCCCCGGAGGCCGTCGAACCACTGGGTCGAAACCTCAATCCTGCCTCAATCAAGGTGAAGACCAGCAATCTCGGCAACCTCGTCGACGTCACTGTCAGCGGCATCGACAAGCTGGATCTCTGGCTCTCCCCCAAGACGGTCGACTTCAAGCGGAAGCTTGACGTTCGGATCAATCGGAAGCCCATCTACAAGGGCCAGCCGAAACTCGAACTCAAACCGATGCTTGAAGACCTGCGAATCCGAGGCGACCGCGGCCAGATGTACTGGGTGAAGATCCCGGCCGGCTGA
- a CDS encoding class I SAM-dependent methyltransferase, translated as MSGRRPPPAWRLPQGVNTSLWEYFNTPRLAAEEDAYFAGHPLFEADAEALDDRFRPPGRLVDLGCGAGRHAIRSASRGFDVVAIDLARPMLDVVSRKAEDAGTRLLTVQANLCNLGCLPSETFDYATSMFSTLGMIRGRDARRQALAETARVLKPGGRLALHAHNIWLNLRDPQGRRWLFRQLPRLFRGSEEFGDRRMTYRGIPGMEVHLYRWRELKRELTRAGFRIDEVIPLDEVTAAPIPNPRRFPSLRAGGWLVFATRANF; from the coding sequence ATGAGTGGAAGACGGCCTCCGCCCGCCTGGCGGCTCCCTCAAGGCGTCAACACGTCCTTGTGGGAGTACTTCAACACCCCCCGACTCGCCGCCGAGGAGGACGCCTACTTCGCCGGGCATCCTCTTTTCGAGGCCGACGCGGAGGCCCTCGACGACCGGTTCCGTCCTCCTGGGCGGCTTGTGGATCTGGGCTGTGGAGCGGGTCGGCACGCGATCCGCTCCGCAAGCCGCGGCTTCGACGTCGTGGCGATCGACCTGGCACGGCCGATGCTGGACGTCGTGAGTCGCAAGGCGGAGGACGCCGGAACGCGATTGCTGACCGTGCAGGCCAACCTCTGCAATCTAGGCTGCCTCCCCTCGGAAACCTTCGACTACGCGACATCAATGTTCAGCACGCTGGGGATGATCCGAGGCCGCGACGCCCGGCGGCAGGCGCTCGCGGAAACGGCGAGGGTCCTCAAACCCGGCGGCCGACTGGCGCTGCACGCCCACAACATCTGGCTCAACCTGAGAGACCCCCAGGGGCGTCGCTGGCTCTTTCGCCAGCTTCCCCGGCTGTTCCGAGGTTCGGAGGAGTTCGGCGATCGCCGAATGACCTATCGCGGCATCCCTGGAATGGAGGTGCACCTCTACCGCTGGCGCGAGCTGAAGCGGGAACTCACCCGCGCAGGCTTCCGCATCGACGAGGTGATCCCGCTCGACGAGGTCACCGCCGCCCCCATCCCCAACCCCCGCCGATTTCCCAGCCTCCGCGCCGGCGGCTGGCTCGTCTTTGCGACCCGCGCCAATTTCTGA